The genomic window GCCTGACTCTTCAGAAATAATGCTGTGCTCTGGGTAAGATGATTTGATTGTCTCAATGATCATGTACTCAGCTTCTTGAGCAATGTTCGTAACGTAATCATTGTTACCTTTTAGAGACGATTCGATCTTATCAGTTGTTTCTAGAGATTTAGCAATATGGTTGCCAGCTTTACGCGCAGCGCGTATCGCAATGTTTAGCATTGGATGCATATGGTTTTTCCCACAAGATGTTAAAGAACAGTTTAAAGCGGCGGCGAGTATACCAAAGTTTCCGCAAAAAGGAAGTGGTTATTTTTTGAACTCTTGGTTTCACATTCCGTGAAGGGTCTGACCATTTTACTTTGCTATGTGTTAATATCTCGCGATTATTTTTAAAGTGGTGTCATATAGCATGTTAGACAATGTAAAAGTCGTTCTGGTCGGTACGTCTCATTCGGGAAATATCGGTTCAGCAGCTCGCGCAATGAAAGTGATGGGTTTAAGTCAATTAGTTCTTGTCGACCCTCAATGTGAAGTTGACGAGCAGACCTTAGCACTGGCAGCGGGTGCGGGTGACATCGCAGAAAGTGCAACCATCGTTTCAACGCTTGATGAAGCGGTGAAGGATTGTGGTTTAGTGGTTGGTTCAAGTGCTCGCTCAAGAACACTTGAATGGCCAATGCTTGAGCCTCGTGAGTGCGGACAAAAGTTTGCAATTGAAGGTCAAAAGCACCCAGTTGCATTAGTGTTCGGCCGTGAACGTACTGGCTTGACTAACGATGAACTTCAAAAGTGCCACTTCCATGTATGTATCCCAGCTAACCCTGAATACAGCTCGCTAAACCTAGCGATGGCAGTACAGACTCTGAGCTACGAAGTGCGTGTCGCTCACCTTGATATGGTGGCGAGCCAATATCAGCCACAGCAACAAGATGAGTACCCTCGTCACGAAGAACTAGAAATGTTCTACGAGCACCTTGAAAAAGTGATCATTGATACCCAATTTATCTCTAAGGATAAGCCGGGTCAGGTGATGAATAAACTACGCCGTTTATTCAGCCGTGCTCGCCCAGAGTTACAAGAGATCAATACGTTGCGCGGTATTTTGACGTCGATTGAGAAGCGTCAAAAAAGCCAATAAATGCCGCATAAAGCTTAGGGATAAATACCCGACCAATATAGTCAACTAAATACTTGACCAATTTGGTCGGGTATGGGAAGATTCCATCCACATAAACAATGTGGATACGGCGTGATATGAAACTTACATCTAAAGGAAGATATGCGGTAACAGCTATGCTAGATGTAGCACTGCATTCGCAAAAAAGCCCGGTTCCTCTGGCAGACATTTCAGAGCGACAAGGCATCTCGTTATCTTACTTAGAGCAACTCTTTTCTAAGTTGCGTAAAGCGGGCTTAGTGGCTAGTGTTCGCGGACCTGGTGGTGGTTATCGCTTAGGCGCTGAAGCGCACGATATTGCTGTCGGAACAGTGATTGCTGCAGTCGATGAATCTGTTGATGCAACTAAGTGTCACGGTCGAGCTGATTGCCAAGGTGGCAGTCGTTGTTTAACGCACACTCTGTGGCGTGATTTAAGCTCCCGTATTAGCAGTTTCTTAAACGACATTACGCTCGGTGAGCTAATGAAAGATAACGAAGTTTTACAAATTTCGGATCGTCAAGATATCGATCTTGCGGTCAATAATGGTTTTGCACATAGAAATACGAGCACTACAACGATTAGTGCAGCACCTCACGGTGTTAATGCCCGCTCTTAGCGGTCAGTTTTTACATTGGAGTAGAAAATGAAACTGCCTATTTACTTTGACTATTCAGCTACATGTCCAGTCGATCCACGTGTTGCTGAAAAAATGGTTCAGTGTATGACGATGGACGGTAACTTCGGTAACCCTGCATCTCGTTCACACCGTTACGGCTGGCAGGCAGAAGAATCAGTAGATAATGCTCGTGAGCAAATTGCCGATCTACTAAATGCAGACCCACGTGAGATTGTTTTCACGTCAGGTGCTACAGAATCAGACAACCTTGCGATTAAAGGTGCCGCGCACTTTTACGAGAAGAAAGGTAAACACGTAATCACGTGTAAAACCGAACACAAAGCGGTTCTTGATCCCTGTCGCCAACTAGAGCGTGAAGGTTTTGAGGTGACTTACCTAGAGCCTGAAGCCAATGGCATCATCGATCTAGACAAGCTACAGGCAGCAATGCGTGAAGATACGGTTCTTGTTTCTATCATGCACGTAAACAACGAGATTGGTGTCATTCAAGATATTGCTGCAATCGGCGAACTGTGTCGTCCACGCAAGATCATTTTCCACGTTGATGCGGCGCAATCTGCGGGTAAAATCCCTCTAGATGTAAAAGAGATGAAAGTTGATCTTATCTCTCTTTCTGCGCACAAAGCATACGGCCCTAAAGGCATTGGTGCTTTGTACGTTCGTCGTAAGCCGCGTATTCGTCTTGAAGCGCAAATGCACGGTGGTGGCCATGAGCGTGGTTTCCGTTCTGGCACGCTTGCGACTCACCAAATCGTGGGCATGGGTGAAGCGTTTACTATCGCCAAACAAGACATGCAGAAAGATTACGACCACGCACTCGCACTTCGCGAACGCCTATTGAAAGGTGTTCAAGATCTAGAAGCAGTAACAGTAAACGGTGACTTAGACCAACGAGTACCACATAACCTTAACGTGAGCTTTGCTTTTGTTGAAGGTGAGTCTCTGCTTATGTCTTTGAAAGATCTAGCGGTATCATCGGGTTCTGCATGTACATCTGCAAGCCTAGAGCCTTCATACGTTCTACGCGCTCTTGGTTTGAACGATGAACTGGCACACAGCTCAGTACGTTTCTCATTCGGCCGTTTCACAACGGAAGAAGAAATCGACTACGCGATTGCACAAATTCGTGTAGCGGTAAATAAATTACGCGACATGTCTCCTCTATGGGATATGTATAAAGAAGGGATTGATTTGAACACGGTTGAGTGGGCTCATCACTAATCTCACGGAAATAGAGGATTCGAGGTAACTATCATGGCATATAGCGAAAAAGTAATTGACCACTACGAAAACCCACGTAACGTAGGTTCGTTTGATAAAGAAGACCCAAGTGTAGGCAGTGGCATGGTTGGCGCTCCAGCTTGTGGTGACGTAATGAAACTGCAAATCAAAGTATCTGCAGAAGGGATTATTGAAGACGCAAAATTCAAAACTTACGGTTGCGGTAGTGCAATCGCTTCTAGCTCACTCGTCACCGAGTGGGTTAAAGGTAAAAGTATTGATGAAGCTGCGGCAATCAAAAACTCTGAAATCGCAGAAGAGCTTGAGTTGCCACCAGTGAAAGTTCACTGTTCAATTCTTGCTGAAGATGCAATCAAAGCGGCGGTTGCGGATTACAAGAAGAAGCACTAATCGCTTCGACGAACGTAATCACTTTTAAAAAATAAGTAATATTTGGGAGCACCCTTTGTGCTCCCCCTGAGTTCTCAATTTATATAAAACACAAGGTTGTAGTATGGCCATCACCATGACAGATACGGCAGCGAGCCGAGTTCAAGCTTTCCTAGATAACCGTGGTAAAGGTATCGGGTTGCGCTTAGCGGTAAAAACGACTGGCTGTTCGGGTATGGCGTACGTACTAGAATTCGTTGACGAGCTTAACGAAGAAGACCAAGTGTTCGAGCATTCGGGGGTTAAGGTCATTATTGATTCAAAGAGCCTCGTTTACCTAGACGGTACTGAGCTTGATTACGTAAAAGAAGGCCTAAACGAAGGTTTTGAATTCAACAACCCTAACGCGAAAGGCGAATGCGGTTGTGGTGAGAGCTTCAATGTTTAAACGCCTCGCTCGTTAAGCGTTGTAAGCGAAGAATAAAATTAGGCTCTGGAACAAGAGCCTAAACTTAGGACCACCGTTACATGAATCATTTCGAATTATTTGGGCTACCACTTCAGTTTCAACTGGATGGTAGCCTTCTTTCTTCTCAATTTAGAGATCTGCAACGCCAATTCCATCCTGATAAATTTGCTACGGCTTCTGAGCGCGACCGCTTATTGGCCGTACAAAAAGCGGCACAAATCAATGATGCGTATCAGGTATTGAAGAATCCACTCAGCCGAGCTGAATACCTGTTAGTGCAACATGGTGAGGATATTCGTGGTGAGCAGCAGACCCTGCAAGATCCTATGTTCCTAATGGAGCAAATGGAATTGCGTGAAGAGCTTGAAGACATCGCCGACAGTTCTGATCCTGAAGATGCTTTGTTTGCATTTGAAGGAAAGGTTAGCAAGATGTATAAACAACAATTAACTGCTATCCAACAAGAACTCGATAGTGAGGCTTGGTTAGAAGCTGCAGACCGAGTGAGAAAGCTTAAATTTATTGCAAAATTAAAGAATGAAATCGAATTAGTTGAAGATCGTCTGATCGGCTAGTTTGTATAACAAGGACACCATCCATGGCACTACTTCAGATTGCAGAACCAGGGCAAAGCGCCGCTCCTCACCAGCATAAGCTTGCTGTGGGTATTGATTTAGGGACAACAAACTCGCTGGTTGCGTCAGTGCGCAGTGGCAAGGCGAGTACACTCAAAGATCCACAAGGTCGAAGTATTTTACCTTCCGTTGTTCATTACCAGTCTGAATCTTATACGACTGGCGATGAAGCGCGTGCAAATGCGCAGACAGATCCTAAAAATACCATTATCTCAATAAAGCGATTAATTGGTCGCTCACTGTCGGATATTCAACAGCGATACCCGTCTCTGCCTTATCAGTTCGAAGAGAGTGATAATGGTTTGCCAGTGATTCGTACAGAGCAAGGCAATAAAAATCCAATCCAGGTTTCTGCCGATATTCTGCGAGCGCTCGGGCAACGTGCTGAGTCTACCTTAAGTGGCGAGTTATCTGGGGCTGTGATTACGGTTCCTGCGTATTTTGATGATGCACAACGTGCGGGCACCAAAGACGCGGCGCAACTGGCTGGACTTCACGTGTTACGTCTTCTCAATGAACCCACTGCCGCTGCGATTGCTTACGGTTTGGATTCTGGTAACGAAGGCGTCATCGCTGTTTATGACTTAGGTGGTGGTACGTTTGATATCTCTATCTTGCGTTTATCGAAAGGTGTCTTTGAGGTGCTGGCTACGGGCGGAGATTCTGCATTAGGCGGCGACGACTTTGACCATTTAATTGCGGAACATTTCCAAGAGAAAATGGGCTTATCAGCGCTAACGGCGGAACAGAACCGTATTCTTCTCGATGCAGCAACAGAAGCGAAAGTTGGCTTATCTGAAGCTGAAAGTGTTGATGTTGACGTGTTAGGTTGGTCTGGTTCATTAACTCGTGAAGAGTTTGAAGAGATCATCAAACCGCTGGTTAAGAAAACACTGCTTTCTTGCCGTCGTGCACTTAAAGATGCGCAAGTTGATGCGGATGAAGTACTAGAAGTCGTGATGGTCGGCGGTTCAACTCGCACATTACTTGTACGTGAAATGGTCGGTGACTTCTTTGGTCGTACGCCACTAACCAGTATTAACCCTGATGAAGTGGTTGCGATTGGTGCATCGATTCAAGCGGATATCTTAGTCGGTAATAAGCCTGACTCTGAAATGCTACTACTGGACGTTATCCCGCTGTCTCTTGGCATTGAAACCATGGGGGGATTGGTTGAAAAGATCATCCCACGTAACACGACAATCCCTGTTGCTCGCGCACAAGAGTTTACCACGTTTAAAGACGGCCAAACGGCAATGACAGTACACACGGTACAAGGTGAGCGTGAAATGGTTGACGACTGTCGTTCACTGGCTCGTTTTGCCCTTAAAGGCATTCCACCAATGACGGCCGGTGCTGCACATATTCGTGTGACTTACCAAGTGGATGCTGACGGTCTGCTATCGGTTACCGCGATGGAGAAGAGCACCGGCGTGCAAGCTGAAATTCAAGTTAAGCCTTCTTACGGCCTAAGCGACAACGAAGTCGCTAATATGCTGAAAGATTCGATGACGTTTGCAAAAGAAGACATGCAAGCACGTGCTCTTGCTGAGCAGCGTGTAGAAGCGGATCGCGTGATCGAAGGCCTGATTGCTGCCATGCAAGCCGATGGCGATGAACTGCTTGATGAGCAAGGCAAGCAACAACTGGTTCAAGCGATTGAAGCTCTGATTGAAGTGCGTAATGGCGACAATGCTGATGCCATTGAACTCGAAATTAAGAACACCGACAAAGCAAGCCAAGACTTTGCTTCTCGTCGTATGGATAAATCAATTCGTGCTGCGCTGTCAGGTCAGTCAGTCGATAATATTTAATAGTTAGAGAATAGATAAACATGCCAAAGATTATTGTTTTACCTCACGAAGATCTATGTCCAGAAGGCGCTGTTTTAGAAGCAAAAACTGGTGAGACGGTTCTTGATGTTGCACTGAAGGCCGGTATTGGTATTGAACACGCATGTGAAAAATCGTGTGCATGTACAACATGTCACGTTGTGATTCGTGAAGGTTTTGATTCTTTAGAAGAGAGTGACGATCTAGAAGACGACATGCTAGATAAAGCATGGGGCTTAGAGATGGAATCTCGCCTTGGTTGCCAAGCTAAAGTCGCTGATACCGATCTTGTTGTTGAGATTCCAAAGTACACGTTGAATCTCGCGTCTGAAGATCATTAATCATTTAGCTAACTAAGCTAAATGTGTGAGTAAAACTGGCAGAGAATATAGATCATCACAGATAAATATAAGGAAATGTTATGAGTTTGAAGTGGATTGATTCGCGAGATATTGCGATTGAGTTATGTGATTTATATCCAGATACGGATCCTAAAGCCGTACGTTTTACCGATCTACATCAATGGGTACTGGACCTTGAAGAATTTGACGACGAGCCGAACCACTCGAATGAAAAAATTTTAGAGGCTATTATTTTGTGCTGGATGGATGAGATGGATTAGTCATGACTTCTCATGATTTGGTCGCAAGGTGGCATCAAGCCAAGGTAAAACGCAGCCAAGTTAACAATTTTTGTCAAAAAAAGCGGACCTTATGGTCCGTTTTTTTATCAACGTGACATTTTACGCCTACATAATGGTAACATCGGAGGATGGTAAAGAAATATAATCAGAATCACTCACACAGGGTGGTTCATGACAAGGAGAAATCATGTCTACACAGATGTCAGTATTTTTAAGTCAAGAAGCTGCCCAGCCTCAGTGGGGAGCAAGAGCTATTTTGTCGTTTTCTGAATCAGGCGCGACAATTCACATTGGTGAAGGCCACGATTTAGGCGCAGTTCAACGTGCTGGTCGTACGCTTGATGGGCAAGGCATCGCATTCGTTTCACTTCGTGGTGAAGGTTGGGATTTAGAAAGCGTTTGGGCTTTCCACCAAGGCTATCGTGGACCAAAGAAAAAGAATGTACTGGAATGGGATACACTTTCAGAAGCCGATCAAACTGAGCTTGAATCTCGTATTCGCGCGACGGATTGGACGCGTGACATTATCAATAAAACCGCTGAAGAAGTTGCCCCTCGCCAACTCGCGGCAATGGCGGCTGAATACATCAAGTCAGTGGCACCTGCAGGTACCGTTACAGCGAAAATCGTTAAAGATAAAGATCTCCTCACCGAAGGTTGGGAAGGCATCTACGCGGTCGGTCGCGGCTCTGAACGCACATCTGCAATGCTGCAACTGGATTTCAACCCAACCGGCGACGAAAACGCTCCTGTATTTGCTTGTTTAGTCGGTAAAGGGATTACTTTCGATTCGGGTGGTTACAGCATCAAGCCTGGTCAATTTATGACAGCGATGAAAGCTGACATGGGCGGTGCAGCAACGATTACTGGTGGATTAGGTCTGGCGATTGAACGTGGCCTGAACAAGCGCATCAAGCTTATCTTATGTTGTGCAGAGAACATGATCTCTGGTCGTGCACTGAAGCTGGGTGACATCATTACCTACAAAAATGGTAAGACGGTTGAGATCATGAACACCGATGCGGAAGGTCGCTTGGTGCTTGCTGATGGCTTAATGTACGCAAGTGCACAAAACCCAGAGCTGATCATTGATTGTGCAACGCTAACAGGCGCGGCTAAAAATGCACTAGGTAACGACTACCATGCACTATTAAGCTTTGATGATGAGTTGTCTCACCAAGCGCTAACGGCGGCAAATCAAGAGAAAGAAGGCTTATGGCCACTGCCACTTGCTGATTTCCACCGTGGCATGTTGCCTTCAAACTTTGCTGATCTTTCCAACATCAGCAGTGGTGATTACACACCAGGCGCAAGTACGGCAGCAGCCTTCCTATCTTACTTTGTCGATGACTACAAAAAGGGCTGGGTCCATATGGATTGCGCGGGGACTTACCGTAAGTCTGCAAGTGATAAGTGGGCGGCTGGCGCAACGGGGATGGGGGTTCGTACATTAGCTCGCCTTCTTATTGACCAAGCAAAATAATAATAAGAGTAAACGGCATTTCGATGCCGTTTATTCACAAACTCAGATTGAATGATCTCAGTATTTAATGACAAAAATGAAGTGAAGGAATCCCTATGGCTCTAGAAAGAACGTTCTCAATTGTTAAGCCGGATGCTGTTAAGCGTAACCTTATTGGTGAGATCTACCACCGCATTGAAAAAGCGGGCTTAGAAATTATTGCCGCAAAGATGGTTCGTCTTAATGAAGATCAAGCGAGCGGTTTCTATGCAGAACATGAAGGCAAAGAATTCTTTCCGGCTCTTAAAGAGTTTATGACTTCTGGTCCTATCATGGTTCAAGTACTTGAAGGCGAAAACGCAATTGCTCGTTATCGCGAACTCATGGGTAAAACAAACCCTGAAGAAGCGGCATGTGGCACAATTCGAGCTGATTATGCCATCAGTTTGCGTTATAACTCAGTACACGGCAGTGACAGCCCTGAATCTGCGGCTCGTGAAATCGAGTTCTTTTTTCCTGAGTCTGAAATTTGCCCGCGTCCAGCTCAATAATCGGCACTGCAAATTATTCCAAAGGCTTCACTTCGGTGAGGCCTTTTTCGTATGTGGACTTTGCATTCTCGATAATCAACTTAGTCGTCATTCCCGAGAGCAACGGAGGAGCGTAATCGGGAATCTTTTCTTTAATTTAGGTATTCTCAGACCGAACAAAACAATTGTTCAAGTTTTAACCGCTTAACTTTGAATGTCTTAGTAAACTCAGGCTTTACAGAGCTTGTTGAAGTTGCGTAAAGGCTGTACAATTCGCGCCCTTAATTATTGTTCCGTCATTGAGAGGCATCATGACCACAGCTAAAGTCAATCTACTCGATTTTGATCGTAAAGGTCTTCGTAAATTTTTCACAGAAGAACTGAATGAGAAAGCGTTTCGAGCAGAGCAAGTGATGAAGTGGATTTATCACTTCGGTGTCGATGACTTCGAAAAAATGAACAACATCAACAAGAAGCTACGCGAGAAACTGCAGCATCGCTGTGAGATTGTTGCACCGACCGTTTCTGAAGCACAGCACTCAGCAGATGGCACCATTAAATGGGCGATGAGCGTAGGTGACCAAGATGTTGAGACGGTATACATCCCAGATGGTGACCGTGCGACGCTATGTGTCTCTTCGCAAGTCGGTTGTGCACTCGAATGTAAATTTTGCTCTACCGCACAACAAGGCTTCAACCGTAACCTGAAAGTTTCAGAGATCGTTGGCCAAATCT from Vibrio artabrorum includes these protein-coding regions:
- a CDS encoding IscS subfamily cysteine desulfurase — its product is MKLPIYFDYSATCPVDPRVAEKMVQCMTMDGNFGNPASRSHRYGWQAEESVDNAREQIADLLNADPREIVFTSGATESDNLAIKGAAHFYEKKGKHVITCKTEHKAVLDPCRQLEREGFEVTYLEPEANGIIDLDKLQAAMREDTVLVSIMHVNNEIGVIQDIAAIGELCRPRKIIFHVDAAQSAGKIPLDVKEMKVDLISLSAHKAYGPKGIGALYVRRKPRIRLEAQMHGGGHERGFRSGTLATHQIVGMGEAFTIAKQDMQKDYDHALALRERLLKGVQDLEAVTVNGDLDQRVPHNLNVSFAFVEGESLLMSLKDLAVSSGSACTSASLEPSYVLRALGLNDELAHSSVRFSFGRFTTEEEIDYAIAQIRVAVNKLRDMSPLWDMYKEGIDLNTVEWAHH
- the iscX gene encoding Fe-S cluster assembly protein IscX — protein: MSLKWIDSRDIAIELCDLYPDTDPKAVRFTDLHQWVLDLEEFDDEPNHSNEKILEAIILCWMDEMD
- the ndk gene encoding nucleoside-diphosphate kinase; amino-acid sequence: MALERTFSIVKPDAVKRNLIGEIYHRIEKAGLEIIAAKMVRLNEDQASGFYAEHEGKEFFPALKEFMTSGPIMVQVLEGENAIARYRELMGKTNPEEAACGTIRADYAISLRYNSVHGSDSPESAAREIEFFFPESEICPRPAQ
- the hscB gene encoding co-chaperone HscB, producing the protein MNHFELFGLPLQFQLDGSLLSSQFRDLQRQFHPDKFATASERDRLLAVQKAAQINDAYQVLKNPLSRAEYLLVQHGEDIRGEQQTLQDPMFLMEQMELREELEDIADSSDPEDALFAFEGKVSKMYKQQLTAIQQELDSEAWLEAADRVRKLKFIAKLKNEIELVEDRLIG
- the fdx gene encoding ISC system 2Fe-2S type ferredoxin, whose translation is MPKIIVLPHEDLCPEGAVLEAKTGETVLDVALKAGIGIEHACEKSCACTTCHVVIREGFDSLEESDDLEDDMLDKAWGLEMESRLGCQAKVADTDLVVEIPKYTLNLASEDH
- the hscA gene encoding Fe-S protein assembly chaperone HscA, which produces MALLQIAEPGQSAAPHQHKLAVGIDLGTTNSLVASVRSGKASTLKDPQGRSILPSVVHYQSESYTTGDEARANAQTDPKNTIISIKRLIGRSLSDIQQRYPSLPYQFEESDNGLPVIRTEQGNKNPIQVSADILRALGQRAESTLSGELSGAVITVPAYFDDAQRAGTKDAAQLAGLHVLRLLNEPTAAAIAYGLDSGNEGVIAVYDLGGGTFDISILRLSKGVFEVLATGGDSALGGDDFDHLIAEHFQEKMGLSALTAEQNRILLDAATEAKVGLSEAESVDVDVLGWSGSLTREEFEEIIKPLVKKTLLSCRRALKDAQVDADEVLEVVMVGGSTRTLLVREMVGDFFGRTPLTSINPDEVVAIGASIQADILVGNKPDSEMLLLDVIPLSLGIETMGGLVEKIIPRNTTIPVARAQEFTTFKDGQTAMTVHTVQGEREMVDDCRSLARFALKGIPPMTAGAAHIRVTYQVDADGLLSVTAMEKSTGVQAEIQVKPSYGLSDNEVANMLKDSMTFAKEDMQARALAEQRVEADRVIEGLIAAMQADGDELLDEQGKQQLVQAIEALIEVRNGDNADAIELEIKNTDKASQDFASRRMDKSIRAALSGQSVDNI
- the iscA gene encoding iron-sulfur cluster assembly protein IscA, encoding MAITMTDTAASRVQAFLDNRGKGIGLRLAVKTTGCSGMAYVLEFVDELNEEDQVFEHSGVKVIIDSKSLVYLDGTELDYVKEGLNEGFEFNNPNAKGECGCGESFNV
- the iscU gene encoding Fe-S cluster assembly scaffold IscU, which codes for MAYSEKVIDHYENPRNVGSFDKEDPSVGSGMVGAPACGDVMKLQIKVSAEGIIEDAKFKTYGCGSAIASSSLVTEWVKGKSIDEAAAIKNSEIAEELELPPVKVHCSILAEDAIKAAVADYKKKH
- the trmJ gene encoding tRNA (cytosine(32)/uridine(32)-2'-O)-methyltransferase TrmJ; translated protein: MLDNVKVVLVGTSHSGNIGSAARAMKVMGLSQLVLVDPQCEVDEQTLALAAGAGDIAESATIVSTLDEAVKDCGLVVGSSARSRTLEWPMLEPRECGQKFAIEGQKHPVALVFGRERTGLTNDELQKCHFHVCIPANPEYSSLNLAMAVQTLSYEVRVAHLDMVASQYQPQQQDEYPRHEELEMFYEHLEKVIIDTQFISKDKPGQVMNKLRRLFSRARPELQEINTLRGILTSIEKRQKSQ
- the pepB gene encoding aminopeptidase PepB — its product is MSTQMSVFLSQEAAQPQWGARAILSFSESGATIHIGEGHDLGAVQRAGRTLDGQGIAFVSLRGEGWDLESVWAFHQGYRGPKKKNVLEWDTLSEADQTELESRIRATDWTRDIINKTAEEVAPRQLAAMAAEYIKSVAPAGTVTAKIVKDKDLLTEGWEGIYAVGRGSERTSAMLQLDFNPTGDENAPVFACLVGKGITFDSGGYSIKPGQFMTAMKADMGGAATITGGLGLAIERGLNKRIKLILCCAENMISGRALKLGDIITYKNGKTVEIMNTDAEGRLVLADGLMYASAQNPELIIDCATLTGAAKNALGNDYHALLSFDDELSHQALTAANQEKEGLWPLPLADFHRGMLPSNFADLSNISSGDYTPGASTAAAFLSYFVDDYKKGWVHMDCAGTYRKSASDKWAAGATGMGVRTLARLLIDQAK
- the iscR gene encoding Fe-S cluster assembly transcriptional regulator IscR, producing MKLTSKGRYAVTAMLDVALHSQKSPVPLADISERQGISLSYLEQLFSKLRKAGLVASVRGPGGGYRLGAEAHDIAVGTVIAAVDESVDATKCHGRADCQGGSRCLTHTLWRDLSSRISSFLNDITLGELMKDNEVLQISDRQDIDLAVNNGFAHRNTSTTTISAAPHGVNARS